A window of the Butyricimonas faecalis genome harbors these coding sequences:
- a CDS encoding DUF3440 domain-containing protein, with product MKIKKSVYNVVQNRLERIFSDFDNVYVSFSGGKDSGVLLNLCIDYIRQHKLNRKLGVFHMDYEVQYNETIRYVDRTLADNADLLEVYRVCIPFKVSTCTSMYQRFWRPWDDNLRELWVRDMPQTCYRKEDFDFYTEQMWDYDFQVGFAEWYHRKKNARRTCCLIGIRTQESYHRWQAIHRDRNYHSYKHLKWTRKVTRNIFNAYPIYDWLTTDVWTANGKFQWDYNHLYDLYYQAGVPLERQRVASPFISQALSSLKLYRAIDPDTWGKMISRVNGVNFTGLYGGTSAMGWQAITLPKNMTWSDYFKFLLCTLPEEARENYLHKLSVSMEFWRNKGGCLAEETIAKLRQMGIPITVSESTNYKTDKKPVRMDYQDDIHIPEFKELPTFKRICICILKNDHACKYMGFSPLKAERERRAKVMQKYKSIIESYGRI from the coding sequence ATGAAAATAAAAAAAAGCGTGTATAATGTCGTGCAAAACCGACTGGAACGAATCTTTTCCGATTTCGATAACGTGTACGTGTCTTTCTCCGGTGGCAAAGACAGCGGGGTTTTACTGAACCTTTGTATTGACTATATCCGTCAGCATAAGCTCAATCGAAAACTGGGCGTTTTCCACATGGACTACGAGGTGCAGTACAACGAGACGATCCGGTACGTGGACCGCACGCTCGCAGACAACGCGGACTTGCTGGAAGTTTACCGGGTATGTATCCCGTTCAAAGTCTCCACCTGTACCTCCATGTACCAGCGTTTCTGGCGCCCGTGGGACGACAATCTACGAGAACTATGGGTTAGGGATATGCCCCAAACATGCTATCGCAAAGAAGATTTTGATTTTTACACCGAACAGATGTGGGACTACGATTTTCAAGTCGGGTTCGCGGAATGGTATCACCGGAAGAAAAATGCCCGGCGCACTTGTTGCCTCATCGGGATTCGCACGCAGGAAAGTTACCACCGCTGGCAAGCCATCCACCGGGATAGGAATTACCACAGTTACAAGCACCTGAAATGGACACGCAAGGTAACGAGAAACATCTTCAACGCTTACCCCATATACGACTGGCTCACCACGGATGTCTGGACGGCCAACGGAAAATTTCAATGGGACTACAACCACTTGTACGATCTTTACTACCAAGCCGGGGTGCCTCTTGAAAGGCAGCGAGTGGCTAGTCCGTTTATCTCGCAGGCCCTTTCCAGCTTGAAGCTCTACCGGGCCATCGACCCGGATACGTGGGGTAAGATGATCAGCCGGGTCAACGGGGTTAATTTTACCGGGTTATACGGGGGAACATCCGCCATGGGCTGGCAAGCCATCACCCTACCGAAGAACATGACTTGGTCGGATTACTTCAAATTTCTCCTTTGCACCCTACCGGAAGAGGCAAGGGAAAACTACTTGCACAAGCTCTCCGTGAGCATGGAATTCTGGCGAAACAAAGGTGGTTGCCTGGCAGAAGAGACCATCGCCAAGCTCCGACAAATGGGAATCCCCATCACGGTTAGTGAATCGACAAATTACAAGACAGATAAAAAGCCCGTGCGCATGGATTATCAAGATGATATACATATCCCGGAGTTTAAAGAACTCCCCACGTTCAAGCGTATCTGTATTTGCATCTTGAAAAACGATCACGCCTGCAAATACATGGGATTTTCCCCCTTGAAAGCCGAACGAGAACGCCGGGCTAAGGTTATGCAAAAATATAAATCTATCATAGAGTCTTATGGAAGAATATAA
- a CDS encoding IbrB-like domain-containing protein, with protein MEEYKSPVYNVIAVPVDKVVANTYNPNVVAPPEMKLLELSIWEDGYTMPCVCYYIPEKDIYELVDGFHRYKVMKTSQRIFEREKGLLPVVVINKDISNRMASTIRHNRARGTHSIELMTEIVAELTKAGMSDSWIMRNIGMDKDELLRLKQISGLAELFADKEFSLTVDD; from the coding sequence ATGGAAGAATATAAAAGTCCCGTGTACAACGTTATTGCCGTCCCGGTTGACAAGGTGGTGGCCAATACCTACAACCCGAATGTCGTCGCTCCCCCGGAAATGAAGCTATTGGAACTATCCATCTGGGAAGACGGTTACACGATGCCCTGTGTCTGTTACTACATTCCGGAAAAGGATATTTATGAACTCGTGGATGGTTTTCACCGCTATAAAGTCATGAAGACCTCCCAACGTATCTTCGAACGGGAAAAAGGGTTACTCCCGGTCGTTGTCATCAATAAAGATATTTCCAACCGTATGGCCTCTACTATCCGGCACAACCGGGCAAGAGGAACACACAGTATCGAATTGATGACGGAAATCGTGGCCGAGCTGACCAAAGCCGGAATGTCCGACAGTTGGATCATGCGCAACATCGGGATGGATAAGGACGAGTTGCTCCGTTTAAAGCAAATCTCCGGCCTAGCAGAGTTATTTGCCGACAAGGAATTTAGCTTGACAGTAGATGATTGA
- a CDS encoding ATP-binding protein, with the protein MNQALSFPRKMPIGIQSFEYIRQNDFMYVDKTEFVYRLATMGKPYFLSRPRRFGKSLLLSTMEAYFLGKRELFKGLAIEKLETEWNVHAVLHLDLNAEKYDSPDRLHDMLERQLLHWEEIYETGGKGITHSGRFMEVIRKAYEKTGRGVVVLIDEYDKPLLNSFHDETLQKAFRDTLTAFYSVLKSADPWLRLVFITGVTKFAQMGIFSNLNQLKDISLDPRYATLCGLTSEEIRANFTPELKSLAEANNLDGEACMERLTRMYDGYHFNYRDWVGVYNPFSILNVFDTTMFDNFWFASGTPTFLVEILKKTDFDLRELDGIEVSAASLTDDRTDINNPIPMIYQSGYLTIKKYDERFQIYTLGFPNEEVKYGFLNFVTPFYTPVKETDTSFYIGKFIHELESGDPNAFLARLRAFFAGISYELNDRTERYYQTIFYLVFKLMGQFSEAEIRSAKGRADAVVKTADYIYVFEFKLDGSAEQALAQIDDRGYLIPYTVDGRKLVKIGVNFDPKERNIGEWKTN; encoded by the coding sequence ATGAATCAAGCATTATCCTTTCCTCGTAAGATGCCTATTGGCATACAGAGTTTCGAATACATTCGTCAAAACGATTTCATGTATGTAGACAAAACAGAGTTTGTCTATCGTCTTGCGACTATGGGTAAGCCCTATTTTCTCAGCCGTCCCCGGCGCTTTGGTAAGAGTCTGTTGCTTTCAACGATGGAGGCTTATTTTCTAGGCAAACGGGAACTTTTCAAGGGACTTGCCATTGAAAAGTTGGAAACGGAGTGGAACGTTCATGCCGTGCTGCATCTCGACCTGAATGCCGAAAAATACGATTCTCCCGACCGATTACACGATATGTTGGAACGGCAGTTGCTTCACTGGGAAGAGATTTATGAAACCGGAGGCAAGGGGATTACTCACTCCGGTCGTTTCATGGAAGTCATTCGAAAAGCGTACGAGAAAACCGGACGGGGGGTTGTTGTCTTGATTGACGAGTATGATAAACCTTTGCTCAACAGTTTTCATGATGAGACTTTGCAAAAAGCCTTCCGTGATACGCTGACCGCTTTCTACTCCGTGTTGAAAAGTGCTGACCCGTGGTTACGCCTTGTTTTCATTACCGGGGTAACCAAGTTTGCACAGATGGGAATATTCAGTAATCTCAATCAACTTAAAGATATTAGTCTCGATCCCCGGTACGCCACGCTTTGCGGCCTTACCAGTGAAGAGATTCGAGCAAACTTTACCCCGGAGTTAAAGTCTCTGGCCGAGGCAAACAACCTTGACGGGGAGGCTTGCATGGAACGTCTCACCCGTATGTACGACGGGTATCATTTTAACTACCGAGATTGGGTAGGTGTCTATAATCCGTTTAGTATACTTAATGTGTTTGACACGACCATGTTCGATAACTTCTGGTTTGCTAGCGGGACTCCCACTTTTCTTGTTGAAATCTTGAAAAAGACAGATTTCGATTTACGTGAACTCGATGGTATAGAGGTTTCTGCCGCATCCCTTACTGATGACCGGACTGACATCAACAATCCAATTCCCATGATTTACCAAAGTGGTTATTTGACTATTAAGAAATACGATGAACGTTTCCAGATATACACTCTCGGTTTTCCCAATGAGGAAGTAAAGTATGGGTTTCTCAACTTTGTTACTCCATTTTATACTCCAGTCAAGGAAACAGACACGAGTTTCTATATTGGTAAATTTATCCATGAGTTGGAATCGGGTGATCCCAATGCCTTCCTCGCTCGCCTGCGAGCTTTTTTTGCCGGAATCTCTTATGAGTTGAACGATCGTACTGAACGTTATTACCAGACCATCTTTTATCTCGTTTTCAAGCTCATGGGACAATTCTCCGAGGCTGAAATACGAAGTGCCAAAGGACGGGCTGATGCTGTTGTGAAAACTGCCGACTACATTTATGTCTTCGAGTTCAAGCTAGACGGCAGTGCAGAACAAGCCCTTGCACAGATAGACGATCGGGGTTATCTCATCCCCTATACTGTCGATGGTCGGAAACTTGTGAAAATCGGAGTCAATTTCGATCCGAAAGAAAGAAATATCGGGGAATGGAAAACGAATTAA
- a CDS encoding pyridoxal phosphate-dependent aminotransferase: MKINKSGAALSRIVQIGETLKELSRKNGKEYLPLNRGVNQVVNIDLTEVVKSIDFNSPEIQVYPHGAGRPDLRVAINEEFFAGKSSPDNILITAGGMHALDLVAQTVNIGKLFLPSYYWGCYFKMLKIRSVESEGYDSQSDLLSMIDRLRGNAVLISDPSNPLGDKHDDEEQLNIIRVLNDAGVVIFYDCPYRRLFMDASDDYYTHLMNLDNVIITESFSKSVGLSGQRLGFIHTCNKELHDELEVRVMYNTNGINGFAQELVLRLLTTPEGKKAVTEFKERTTRDIALNIEYLRGRGLLAEEFYHGTTPRGIFVIVNRSEEELLKHYIGAVSLSFFTKTRQEYAKDYSRICVSVPHDKLMKYFETV, from the coding sequence ATGAAAATAAATAAGAGTGGGGCCGCTCTTTCCCGTATCGTGCAAATCGGGGAGACGCTGAAAGAACTTTCCCGGAAGAATGGGAAAGAGTATTTGCCGTTGAATAGGGGTGTGAACCAAGTGGTAAATATCGACTTGACAGAAGTCGTGAAATCGATCGACTTTAATTCTCCGGAGATTCAAGTCTACCCGCATGGGGCCGGACGTCCGGACTTACGGGTGGCGATTAACGAGGAGTTCTTTGCCGGGAAGTCTTCACCGGATAATATACTGATCACGGCAGGAGGGATGCATGCCCTTGATCTCGTGGCACAGACCGTGAATATCGGAAAGTTATTCTTGCCCTCGTACTATTGGGGATGTTATTTCAAGATGCTCAAGATTCGTTCCGTGGAGAGCGAAGGATATGACAGTCAGTCGGATTTACTCTCTATGATCGATCGTCTACGGGGAAATGCCGTGCTGATCAGCGATCCGAGTAACCCGTTGGGAGACAAGCACGATGACGAAGAACAGTTGAACATCATTCGGGTGTTGAATGATGCCGGAGTGGTGATTTTTTATGATTGTCCTTATCGTCGGTTGTTTATGGATGCTTCGGACGATTATTATACGCATCTGATGAACTTGGATAACGTGATTATTACCGAGAGCTTTAGTAAGTCGGTCGGTTTAAGCGGACAACGACTTGGATTTATCCACACGTGTAACAAGGAATTGCATGATGAATTGGAGGTGAGAGTAATGTATAACACGAATGGAATTAACGGTTTCGCACAGGAACTTGTATTGCGTTTACTGACAACGCCGGAGGGGAAAAAGGCCGTGACTGAATTTAAAGAACGTACCACCCGGGATATAGCTTTAAATATCGAGTATTTGCGGGGAAGAGGTTTGTTGGCTGAAGAGTTTTATCATGGAACCACACCGCGGGGTATCTTCGTGATCGTGAATCGTAGTGAGGAAGAGCTACTGAAACATTATATCGGTGCGGTATCACTCTCTTTCTTCACGAAAACCCGACAAGAGTACGCGAAAGATTATTCCCGTATCTGTGTCTCCGTACCTCACGACAAGTTGATGAAATACTTTGAAACGGTTTGA
- a CDS encoding DUF4268 domain-containing protein, which translates to MFTKEEAKEMRVKFWDGFKRYCKRKHIYRKWVLTGVKIRSTQLKFYVDREKALVLFQIDHKNELRRFEVYECMLSYQTLFRAECGDDLKWEEEYWGVEGQEISAIYFELPGVNLYRVEDHERIYAFFAEKMPLLEDLYYEYKDLINERLKQDNN; encoded by the coding sequence GTGTTCACGAAAGAAGAGGCAAAAGAGATGCGAGTAAAGTTCTGGGATGGTTTCAAGCGTTATTGCAAACGGAAACATATTTACCGGAAATGGGTGCTGACGGGGGTAAAAATACGATCTACGCAATTGAAGTTTTACGTGGATCGGGAGAAAGCTCTCGTGTTGTTTCAGATAGATCATAAGAACGAATTGCGTCGATTTGAGGTGTATGAGTGTATGCTCTCTTACCAGACATTATTTCGGGCAGAGTGTGGTGACGATTTGAAATGGGAAGAGGAGTATTGGGGTGTTGAAGGACAGGAGATCAGTGCTATTTATTTTGAATTGCCGGGAGTGAATCTTTACCGGGTGGAAGATCATGAGCGGATATACGCGTTCTTTGCCGAGAAAATGCCTTTGCTTGAAGATCTTTATTACGAGTATAAAGATTTGATAAATGAACGATTAAAACAAGATAATAATTAA
- a CDS encoding ribonuclease HII, with translation MLTLKYYQDKIEAGCDEAGRGCLAGPVFAAAVILPEDFSNEMLNDSKQLSEKKREELRTIIERESLAWAVASVDNNEIDKINILNASIEGMHRALAQLRITPEHILIDGNRFKPYRNIEHHCIVKGDGKYMAIAAASILAKTHRDEYMKKLHDKYPVYDWISNKGYPTKKHRAGILLHGITPYHRQSFTLLDPQLKLDFDH, from the coding sequence ATGCTGACATTAAAATACTATCAAGATAAAATCGAGGCCGGATGCGATGAAGCCGGTAGAGGATGTCTGGCAGGACCGGTTTTCGCGGCCGCGGTAATCCTCCCTGAAGACTTTTCCAACGAAATGCTCAATGACTCGAAACAACTCTCCGAAAAGAAACGGGAGGAGTTGCGCACGATCATTGAACGGGAATCCTTGGCATGGGCCGTAGCCAGCGTGGACAACAACGAGATCGACAAGATCAACATCCTCAATGCCTCCATCGAAGGGATGCACCGGGCTCTGGCGCAATTAAGAATCACTCCGGAACACATTCTGATTGATGGCAACCGATTCAAACCCTACCGGAATATCGAACACCATTGTATCGTAAAAGGGGACGGGAAATACATGGCCATCGCGGCAGCCTCCATTTTGGCCAAAACACACCGGGACGAATACATGAAAAAATTGCATGACAAGTATCCCGTTTACGATTGGATCAGCAACAAAGGCTACCCGACTAAAAAACATCGGGCAGGCATTTTACTCCATGGTATCACCCCTTACCATCGACAAAGTTTCACGTTGCTCGACCCGCAATTAAAACTGGATTTCGATCATTAA